In a genomic window of Helianthus annuus cultivar XRQ/B chromosome 10, HanXRQr2.0-SUNRISE, whole genome shotgun sequence:
- the LOC110881963 gene encoding uncharacterized protein LOC110881963, whose amino-acid sequence MTWGWRKLLAIRSLVRPFVWKSIGSGSETNAWSDIWCEAGPLRNFITPRTIANAGFNLQSSLADIVSPDGDWRWPIAWDSRDHLFFECSFAAQVWNNVKIMTNMEHVNGEWSDIMAWMDHNVSLKKPDNVISRLVVAAASYFVWQERNNRLFTRSQRTALVVAQEAIMNVRMRILNFKFKRRFENGSLMEKWKIPRSNMEIEPD is encoded by the exons ATGACATGGGGATGGAGGAAGCTTCTTGCCATTCGAAGTCTGGTTCGGCCGTTCGTGTGGAAGTCTATTGGTAGCGGGTCTGAAACAAATGCGTGGAGTGATATTTGGTGTGAGGCCGGTCCTCTTCGTAACTTTATTACCCCAAGAACTATCGCTAATGCAGGTTTTAATTTACAATCTTCGTTAGCGGATATAGTGTCTCCGGATGGTGATTGGAGGTGGCCGATTGCCTG GGACTCGAGAGATCATTTGTTTTTTGAATGCTCTTTTGCGGCTCAGGTTTGGAATAATGTTAAAATTATGACCAACATGGAGCATGTGAATGGTGAGTGGTCCGATATTATGGCCTGGATGGATCATAATGTGAGTCTAAAGAAGCCCGATAACGTCATCAGTCGTTTGGTGGTTGCGGCTGCCTCTTACTTTGTGTGGCAAGAACGAAACAACAGGTTGTTTACTCGTAGTCAACGTACGGCTTTGGTGGTTGCTCAGGAAGCTATTATGAATGTCCGTATGAGAATCTTAAACTTCAAGTTTAAGCGGAGATTTGAAAATGGAAGCTTGATGGAGAAGTGGAAGATTCCCAGAAGCAATATGGAGATAGAACCGGACTAG